The genomic interval TTATTCTTCAACTCTCACCAATTTCTGAACGAGCAGAGATGGAACAAGTAGTTTTAAATGCAACCCATGTATCACAACAATATTTGTTAGGGCTTGCAAAAATGATTGTCTGCTTATGGATTATGTATAGCATTGGTTTTTCAGTAGTAGGAGTTGAAAGCGCTATCTTTTTTGCAATCCTTTGCGGACTGCTTGAAATCGTACCCTATATCGGCAATATAACCGGTACAACTTTAACCGTATTTGTAGCAGCTGTTCATGGGGCGAGTTTCCCTTTATTGGGTGGCATCGTTGTAACGTATGCAATTGTTCAACTTATTCAAGGTTGGATACTTGAACCTATAATTTTAGGTCCTCAAGTTAAAATCAACCCTTTATTTACAATCATTTCGTTAGTAATGGGGGAATTAATTTGGGGAATTCCAGGCATCATTCTAGCAATTCCATTAATTGCTATGTTCAAAATAGTTTGTGACCATATTGATTCATTAAAACCAATCGGATTTCTAATTGGAGAATTAGAAACTAAGAAATCCGAATTAAGCTATGTAAAGAAACTAAAAAACTGGTATAAAAGGAAATTCAATTAAATGGACTTAAATAATAGTTCCAATCCTAAATAAATAAACGATTAAATTTGAGTATAGTATTTCAAATTTATAAATCAAAATATATAAATTGTATAGTCGACATCAAGCATTAAAATAAGCAATTAATTCCATGGATATTTTTACAAATTTAATGAAATTAGCTGGAGGAATCGGACTATTCCTTTTTGCTATGTATCTATTAGAAGAATCTTTGAAAAATCTTTCTGGACGGAATTTCAAAATATTTTTACAACGAATCACTAAAAACCGTTTTGGTGCTGTAACTGGGGGCGCCATCGTTACAGCAATACTACAGAGCAGTTCT from Saprospiraceae bacterium carries:
- a CDS encoding AI-2E family transporter encodes the protein MIISSISIIKKLIILFLVIAGLYFAKDFLIPLSIGAVLATLLLPFSNWLESKKIPRGLAAFCSVLVIIFLIGFVFALIGWQVAELTNDITLIKEKAMESINRIQEFIFNHLGISAEQQSQVLKDQQPSMNGILSQLAGSTLSIFTSMILVLVYISFLLYYRRHIKQFILQLSPISERAEMEQVVLNATHVSQQYLLGLAKMIVCLWIMYSIGFSVVGVESAIFFAILCGLLEIVPYIGNITGTTLTVFVAAVHGASFPLLGGIVVTYAIVQLIQGWILEPIILGPQVKINPLFTIISLVMGELIWGIPGIILAIPLIAMFKIVCDHIDSLKPIGFLIGELETKKSELSYVKKLKNWYKRKFN